Proteins from one Arcobacter sp. F155 genomic window:
- the luxS gene encoding S-ribosylhomocysteine lyase: MPLLDSFRVDHTIMPAPAVRVAKTMKSPSGDIITVFDLRFCVPNEKMLGEKGIHTLEHLFAGFIREHLNSDTVEIIDVSPMGCRTGFYMSLLGAPSEEQVATAWKQAMEDVLNVQSQNDIPELNEFQCGTYKMHSLEEAKEIAQDILNQNIGVMSNKELFLSEEKLNSLGN; the protein is encoded by the coding sequence ATGCCATTATTAGATAGTTTTAGAGTTGACCACACAATTATGCCAGCACCAGCGGTAAGAGTTGCAAAGACTATGAAGTCACCATCTGGGGATATTATCACAGTATTTGATTTAAGATTCTGTGTACCAAATGAAAAAATGTTAGGGGAAAAAGGTATTCACACTTTAGAGCACCTTTTTGCAGGATTTATTAGAGAACATTTAAACTCTGATACAGTAGAAATCATTGATGTATCTCCTATGGGTTGTAGAACTGGTTTTTATATGAGTTTATTAGGAGCTCCAAGTGAAGAGCAAGTTGCAACTGCATGGAAACAAGCTATGGAAGATGTATTAAATGTACAATCACAAAATGATATTCCAGAATTAAATGAGTTCCAATGTGGTACTTATAAAATGCACTCACTTGAAGAAGCAAAAGAGATTGCGCAAGATATTTTAAACCAAAACATTGGTGTAATGTCAAATAAAGAACTTTTCCTTTCAGAAGAGAAGTTAAACTCTTTAGGAAACTAA
- the nifJ gene encoding pyruvate:ferredoxin (flavodoxin) oxidoreductase, with translation MNKQFATMDGNEAAAYVSYAFTEVAGVYPITPSSQMGDNVEKWATQGKKNLFGSTVKVIEMQSEAGAAGTFHGSLQAGALTTTFTASQGLLLKIPNMYKVAGQLLPGVIHVSARALATHALSIFGDHQDVMSTRATGFAMLATGSVQEVMDLAGVAHLSAIKGRVPFLHFFDGFRTSHEINKIEVIPYEEFDRLIDYEAVQTFRDTSLNPESPITRGTAQNDDIYFQGREASNRYYDALPDVVNKYMKEISKITGRDYAPFTYYGDENATDVIVAMGSVTETIKETVDYLNQKENRKVGLLTVHLYRPFSAKYFMNVLPLSVERICVIDRTKEPGSLGEPLYLDVKALFYGQKNQPKIIGGRYGLSSKDVPPNQIIALFDNLANETSKDNFTVGIIDDVTNTSIDVKENISVVEDINECLFYGLGADGTVGANKNSVKIIGDKTELYAQAYFAYDSKKSGGYTRSHLRFSKNPIRSTYLVSNPSFVACSKEVYLEQYEVVDKLKENGTFLLNSIHSKDEIESKIPNRVKKILADKNIKFYIINATKLAHDIGLGNRTNTIMQAAFFKLANIIPYEEAKEYMKEYAKKAYGNKGEEIVRMNYLAIDQGEHGVEEVEVKQQWTEYEAKELVINSDYKGSQYVENFAKIVNAAKGDEIPVSTIVELGMECGTFENGSTKYEKRGIATMVPQWNEDTCIQCNQCAFECPHAVIRPFLLDEKEYENAPNGVKEHSLDAKGKEFKGKDLKYKIQVSILDCTGCNICVDICPTKEKSLKMVPYGVEDENNEQENADYLFNDVSYKDYLVEKNNVKNSQFAQPLFEYHSACPGCGETPYITLATQLFGDRMMIANATGCSSIYSASAPSTPYTKNAKGEGPAWANSLFEDTAEFGYGMHAANETIRNRIARIMLKSMDEVSNPLKVLYKEWLEHRSNGVKTQEIRDKLVPQLENNQEQNGVKELLSLRKYLVRKSQWMIGGDGWAYDIGYGGVDHVLSTGENINILVVDTEVYSNTGGQSSKAARAGSIADFTNDGKPNAKKDLGYISMTYGNIYVAQINSRANQKQAVQAMKEAEAYDGPSLIICYSPCIAHGIQGGLMKSVEQGQLATDCGYWPIYTFDPRKIDEGQNPIKIYGKKPNWDRYEEFLLRENRYRSLKKLNPEHADELLNKNQKDAQYRYRQLQRWASMDYSDELEVSVIEEAKVE, from the coding sequence ATGAATAAACAGTTTGCTACAATGGATGGAAACGAAGCGGCTGCATATGTTTCATATGCCTTTACAGAAGTAGCAGGAGTATATCCTATTACACCCTCTTCTCAAATGGGAGACAATGTAGAAAAATGGGCTACACAAGGCAAGAAAAACCTTTTTGGCTCTACTGTAAAAGTTATTGAAATGCAAAGTGAAGCAGGAGCTGCAGGAACTTTTCATGGTTCTTTACAAGCTGGTGCATTAACTACAACATTTACAGCTTCACAAGGATTACTTTTAAAAATCCCTAATATGTATAAGGTAGCGGGACAATTATTACCTGGTGTTATACATGTTAGTGCAAGAGCCTTGGCAACACATGCATTATCTATCTTTGGTGACCATCAAGATGTTATGAGTACAAGAGCAACTGGTTTTGCTATGCTTGCAACTGGTTCAGTTCAAGAAGTTATGGACTTAGCCGGAGTTGCTCATCTTAGTGCTATAAAAGGACGAGTTCCCTTCTTACACTTCTTTGATGGTTTTAGAACTTCACATGAAATAAATAAAATCGAAGTAATACCCTATGAAGAGTTTGATAGACTAATTGACTATGAAGCAGTTCAAACTTTTAGAGACACTTCACTTAACCCAGAATCACCAATCACAAGAGGAACAGCTCAAAATGATGACATCTACTTCCAAGGAAGAGAAGCTTCAAATAGATATTATGATGCTCTACCTGATGTTGTAAATAAGTATATGAAAGAGATTTCTAAAATCACTGGAAGAGATTATGCTCCATTTACATATTATGGTGATGAAAATGCAACTGATGTAATCGTAGCAATGGGTTCTGTTACTGAAACTATTAAAGAAACCGTTGATTATTTAAACCAAAAAGAGAATAGAAAAGTTGGGCTTCTTACGGTTCATCTATATAGACCTTTCTCTGCAAAATATTTTATGAATGTTTTACCTTTAAGTGTTGAAAGAATCTGTGTAATTGATAGAACTAAAGAGCCAGGAAGTTTAGGTGAGCCTTTATATCTTGATGTTAAAGCCTTATTCTATGGACAAAAGAATCAACCTAAAATCATTGGTGGAAGATATGGACTTTCGTCAAAAGATGTACCACCAAATCAAATAATTGCACTATTTGACAATCTTGCAAATGAAACTTCAAAAGACAACTTTACAGTAGGTATTATTGATGATGTTACAAATACTTCAATTGATGTAAAAGAGAATATCTCAGTTGTAGAAGATATTAATGAATGTCTATTTTATGGACTTGGAGCAGACGGAACTGTTGGAGCAAATAAAAACTCTGTAAAGATTATAGGTGACAAAACTGAGCTTTATGCACAAGCATATTTTGCTTATGATTCTAAGAAAAGTGGTGGTTATACAAGGTCACATTTAAGATTTAGCAAAAACCCTATTCGTTCAACTTATCTTGTATCAAATCCAAGTTTTGTGGCCTGTTCAAAAGAGGTGTATTTAGAACAATATGAAGTTGTAGATAAACTAAAAGAGAATGGCACTTTTTTATTAAACTCTATTCACTCAAAAGATGAAATAGAGAGTAAAATTCCAAATAGAGTTAAAAAAATACTTGCAGATAAAAATATCAAGTTTTATATCATAAATGCTACAAAACTAGCCCATGATATTGGACTTGGAAATAGAACAAACACTATCATGCAAGCTGCCTTTTTCAAGTTAGCAAATATTATTCCCTATGAAGAAGCAAAAGAGTATATGAAAGAGTATGCAAAAAAAGCTTATGGAAACAAAGGTGAAGAGATAGTTAGAATGAACTATCTTGCAATTGACCAAGGGGAACATGGAGTTGAAGAAGTTGAAGTAAAACAACAGTGGACAGAGTATGAAGCTAAAGAGCTTGTGATAAATAGCGATTATAAAGGTTCTCAATATGTAGAAAACTTTGCAAAAATTGTTAATGCTGCAAAAGGTGATGAAATACCAGTTTCTACAATAGTAGAACTTGGAATGGAATGTGGTACCTTTGAAAATGGTTCAACTAAATATGAAAAAAGAGGAATCGCAACTATGGTTCCTCAGTGGAATGAAGATACCTGTATTCAGTGTAATCAATGTGCCTTTGAGTGTCCACATGCTGTTATTAGACCATTTTTATTAGATGAAAAAGAGTATGAAAATGCTCCAAATGGGGTAAAAGAACACTCACTTGATGCAAAAGGAAAAGAGTTTAAAGGTAAAGATTTAAAATATAAAATCCAAGTATCAATCTTAGATTGTACTGGTTGTAATATCTGTGTTGATATTTGTCCTACAAAAGAGAAGTCTTTAAAAATGGTTCCATATGGTGTTGAAGATGAAAACAATGAACAAGAAAATGCTGACTATTTATTCAATGACGTATCTTATAAAGACTATTTAGTAGAAAAAAACAATGTAAAAAATTCACAATTTGCACAACCACTTTTTGAGTACCACTCAGCTTGTCCAGGTTGTGGAGAAACTCCATATATCACTCTAGCCACACAACTGTTTGGTGATAGAATGATGATTGCAAATGCTACGGGATGTTCTTCTATTTACTCTGCTTCTGCACCTTCAACTCCATATACAAAAAATGCAAAGGGAGAAGGACCAGCATGGGCAAACTCTTTATTTGAAGATACTGCTGAGTTTGGTTATGGAATGCATGCAGCAAATGAGACTATTAGAAATAGAATTGCAAGAATTATGCTAAAGAGTATGGATGAAGTATCAAATCCTCTAAAAGTGCTTTATAAAGAGTGGCTAGAGCATAGAAGCAATGGAGTTAAAACTCAAGAGATAAGAGACAAACTTGTACCTCAGCTTGAAAACAATCAAGAGCAAAATGGAGTGAAAGAGTTACTATCTCTAAGAAAATATCTTGTAAGAAAATCACAATGGATGATTGGTGGAGATGGTTGGGCTTATGATATTGGATATGGTGGAGTTGACCATGTTTTATCAACGGGTGAAAATATAAATATCTTAGTTGTAGACACTGAGGTTTATTCAAATACTGGTGGACAATCTTCAAAAGCTGCAAGAGCTGGTTCTATTGCTGATTTTACAAATGATGGTAAACCAAATGCTAAAAAAGATTTAGGCTATATCTCTATGACATATGGAAATATCTATGTAGCTCAAATAAACTCAAGGGCAAATCAAAAGCAAGCAGTTCAAGCTATGAAAGAAGCAGAAGCTTATGACGGACCATCTTTAATTATCTGTTATTCTCCATGTATTGCCCACGGTATTCAAGGTGGACTTATGAAATCAGTTGAGCAAGGACAACTTGCAACTGATTGTGGATACTGGCCTATATATACTTTTGACCCAAGAAAGATAGATGAAGGACAAAATCCTATTAAAATATATGGTAAAAAACCAAACTGGGATAGATATGAAGAGTTCTTACTAAGAGAGAACAGATATAGATCTTTAAAGAAACTAAACCCAGAACATGCTGATGAACTATTAAATAAAAACCAAAAAGATGCTCAGTATAGATATAGACAACTTCAAAGATGGGCTTCTATGGATTATAGTGATGAACTAGAAGTAAGTGTTATAGAAGAGGCTAAGGTTGAATAA
- a CDS encoding HAD family hydrolase: MEKIILFDLDGTLIDSTEAIVSTFHHSFKELNYDFQGTDEDIKSLIGHPLDIMYQELGIDKEVVWDFVDSYKERYRQISRQQTELLEFAKEAVELANTFARLSVVTTKTGLYSQELLEHMDMMQYFEHITGREHVEHPKPHPEPIHRTLDLMEIKQTCDIWMVGDTELDLIAAQSAGVNCVGVTCGYGKEDSLKEHTPFIVKNPLEAVQLIKDM; encoded by the coding sequence GTGGAAAAAATTATACTTTTTGATTTAGATGGAACTTTAATAGACTCAACAGAGGCTATTGTATCTACTTTCCATCATTCATTTAAAGAACTAAATTACGATTTTCAAGGAACAGATGAAGATATCAAATCTTTAATCGGACACCCTTTAGATATTATGTATCAAGAACTAGGTATTGACAAAGAAGTTGTATGGGACTTTGTCGATTCTTATAAAGAAAGATACAGACAAATATCAAGACAACAAACAGAGCTTTTAGAGTTTGCAAAAGAGGCTGTTGAATTAGCAAATACTTTCGCAAGACTTTCTGTTGTTACTACAAAAACAGGACTTTATAGCCAAGAACTATTAGAGCACATGGATATGATGCAATACTTTGAACACATCACAGGTAGAGAGCATGTAGAACATCCAAAACCTCACCCAGAACCAATTCACAGAACACTTGATTTAATGGAAATCAAACAAACTTGTGATATCTGGATGGTAGGAGATACTGAGCTTGATTTAATCGCAGCACAAAGTGCAGGAGTTAACTGTGTTGGTGTAACTTGTGGTTATGGAAAAGAAGACTCACTAAAAGAACATACGCCATTTATCGTAAAAAACCCTCTTGAAGCTGTACAACTAATAAAAGATATGTAA
- a CDS encoding peptide-binding protein — MKKLTSILLIQIFFSLYVFASTLNLSMTSSPSRLNPILSNDTASSQVSGWLFNGLFKYDKDGNIVNDIASSYKFENNTKLLISLRKDVLWHDGAKVTAHDVVFTYEKIIDPKVFNSIVSNFKEIKSVKALDDYTLEVIYKKPYFKALNIWMIGLLPKHILKDEKNLMTSSFNKNPIGNGPYKLDSFKNSSDIILKANEDYFEGKPKIDNIHFKFLPSPDTVFLMLKENKLDVGGLTPLQIDRQINEKFKKDFKIVEQQSFAYTYLGFNLKNKKFQDKRVRQALSLAIDRQEMVDILFFGHGKVCNGPFLPGSFAFNEEVTQIKQNQEKAKELLKQAGYDKNNPFTFEIVTNTGNDIRLNAALIMQYQLAKIGVEAKIKVMEWQAFLNTVVHPRKFETVLLGWSLALMPDAYPLWHSDSDKLGRFNLVGYRNPTVDKLIEKGSLTIEQEKLSLIYKKLFKIISDDLPYLFLYIPNSITVVNSQIKNVEPAFIGVMHNQKDWIKP, encoded by the coding sequence ATGAAAAAGCTTACTTCTATTTTATTAATTCAAATCTTTTTTTCTCTATATGTTTTTGCAAGTACACTTAACCTTTCAATGACTTCAAGTCCTAGTAGACTAAATCCTATTTTATCAAATGATACTGCCAGTTCTCAAGTATCTGGGTGGCTATTTAATGGACTATTTAAATATGACAAAGATGGAAATATAGTTAATGATATTGCTTCTTCATATAAGTTTGAAAATAATACAAAACTTCTAATATCTTTACGAAAAGATGTTCTTTGGCATGATGGGGCTAAAGTAACTGCCCATGATGTAGTTTTTACCTATGAAAAGATTATTGACCCAAAAGTTTTTAACTCTATTGTTTCAAACTTTAAAGAAATAAAAAGTGTAAAAGCCTTAGATGACTATACCCTTGAAGTAATCTATAAAAAACCTTATTTTAAAGCTTTAAACATCTGGATGATAGGTCTTTTGCCAAAACATATCTTAAAAGATGAAAAGAACTTAATGACAAGCTCTTTTAATAAAAATCCTATAGGAAATGGTCCATATAAACTTGATTCATTTAAAAATTCTTCAGATATCATTTTAAAAGCAAATGAAGACTATTTTGAAGGTAAACCTAAAATTGATAATATTCATTTCAAATTTCTTCCAAGTCCTGATACTGTTTTTTTAATGCTTAAAGAAAACAAACTTGATGTAGGAGGATTAACTCCCCTTCAAATAGATAGACAAATTAATGAAAAGTTTAAAAAAGATTTTAAAATAGTAGAGCAACAAAGTTTTGCATATACATACTTAGGCTTTAACCTTAAAAATAAAAAGTTCCAAGATAAAAGAGTAAGACAAGCACTCTCTCTAGCAATAGATAGACAAGAGATGGTTGATATTCTTTTCTTTGGCCATGGAAAAGTTTGTAATGGTCCTTTTTTACCAGGAAGTTTCGCTTTTAATGAAGAGGTTACTCAAATAAAACAAAACCAAGAAAAGGCAAAAGAACTTTTAAAACAAGCAGGATATGACAAAAACAATCCTTTTACTTTTGAGATAGTTACAAATACAGGAAATGATATAAGACTAAATGCAGCTCTTATCATGCAATATCAACTTGCAAAAATTGGAGTTGAAGCCAAAATCAAAGTAATGGAGTGGCAAGCTTTTTTAAATACAGTTGTTCACCCAAGAAAGTTTGAAACTGTACTTTTAGGTTGGAGTTTAGCTCTTATGCCTGATGCTTATCCTCTATGGCATAGTGATTCAGATAAACTTGGAAGATTTAACCTTGTGGGATATAGAAACCCTACAGTTGATAAACTTATTGAAAAAGGCTCTTTAACAATTGAACAAGAAAAACTAAGCTTGATATATAAAAAACTTTTTAAAATAATCAGTGATGACTTACCTTATTTGTTTTTATATATTCCAAATTCAATTACCGTTGTCAACTCTCAAATTAAAAATGTAGAGCCCGCATTTATCGGAGTTATGCACAATCAGAAAGACTGGATAAAACCCTAA
- a CDS encoding AEC family transporter, with translation MTVFLTLLSKILPLYISIILGLLSTALLNANKETIAKILLFILAPLIVFNATLNVKLDLTVAFLPLYFFIFSSILAFVLLFIFKKVWSDNTANLLAFSTATGNTGNIGIPLAILFLEPNLVDIFIFTVLASILYQNSVGYYITAKGNFTVKESILKVLKLPVLYAFILGLVLNLSGFSMPELLFDYSNYLKGAYAILGMMLLGMGMEKIKVGQTFDIKFVSLAMFIKFVVWPASVLLFIFLDRNYFMYLNDGLYLVMFLFSIVPLAGNTVTVATLLDVKPEKMSFTVFVSTVISLFYIPFVIYLYMS, from the coding sequence ATGACTGTATTTCTCACACTTTTAAGTAAAATCCTTCCTTTATATATAAGTATTATTTTAGGGCTCTTAAGTACAGCTTTATTAAATGCTAATAAAGAAACTATAGCAAAGATTTTACTATTTATTTTAGCTCCACTTATTGTTTTTAATGCCACATTAAATGTAAAGCTTGACTTGACTGTAGCTTTTCTTCCTTTGTATTTTTTTATTTTTAGTTCTATTTTGGCTTTTGTATTATTGTTTATTTTTAAAAAAGTTTGGAGTGATAATACAGCAAATTTATTAGCTTTTAGTACCGCTACTGGAAATACAGGGAACATAGGTATTCCTTTAGCTATTTTATTTTTAGAGCCAAACTTAGTTGATATCTTTATCTTTACTGTTTTAGCTTCAATTCTTTATCAAAACTCAGTAGGGTACTATATAACAGCAAAGGGTAATTTTACAGTTAAAGAGAGTATTTTAAAGGTTCTAAAACTTCCTGTTTTATATGCTTTTATTTTAGGGCTAGTATTAAATCTTAGTGGTTTTTCTATGCCCGAGTTATTATTTGATTATTCTAACTATCTAAAAGGAGCTTATGCCATCTTAGGAATGATGCTTCTAGGTATGGGAATGGAAAAGATAAAAGTAGGTCAGACATTTGATATAAAATTTGTTTCTTTAGCTATGTTTATTAAATTTGTTGTTTGGCCAGCATCTGTCTTATTGTTTATATTTTTAGATAGAAACTATTTTATGTATTTAAATGATGGTCTTTATCTGGTTATGTTTTTATTCTCAATTGTTCCTCTTGCAGGTAACACAGTTACTGTTGCAACTTTATTAGATGTAAAACCAGAGAAGATGTCTTTTACAGTTTTTGTTTCTACAGTAATATCTTTATTTTATATACCATTTGTGATTTATTTATATATGAGTTAG
- the rpsI gene encoding 30S ribosomal protein S9, with protein MAKVYATGRRKSAVAKVWLENGTGEITINGQTLDAWLGGHEAIKKRVMQPLEVSKQETSVNVVVKTVGGGYSAQADAVRHGLSRALVAYDEQFRAILKPYGLLTRDARSVERKKYGRRKARKSTQFSKR; from the coding sequence ATGGCAAAAGTATACGCAACTGGAAGAAGAAAATCTGCTGTAGCTAAAGTATGGTTAGAAAACGGTACTGGTGAAATTACAATTAATGGTCAAACTTTAGACGCATGGTTAGGTGGACACGAAGCTATCAAAAAAAGAGTTATGCAACCACTAGAAGTATCTAAACAAGAAACTTCTGTAAATGTTGTTGTAAAAACTGTTGGTGGTGGATATTCTGCACAAGCTGACGCAGTAAGACATGGTCTTTCTAGAGCTTTAGTTGCTTATGATGAGCAATTCAGAGCTATCTTAAAGCCTTACGGATTATTAACAAGAGATGCAAGATCTGTTGAAAGAAAAAAATACGGAAGAAGAAAAGCAAGAAAATCTACACAGTTCTCAAAAAGATAG
- the rplM gene encoding 50S ribosomal protein L13, protein MKFTQMAKANEIERDWIVVDATDKVFGRIITEVATLLRGKHKPSYTPNVDCGDNVIIINASKAKFTGAKLEDKNYYTHSGYFGSTKTHKMSDMLENNPEKLYKLATRGMLPKTKLGKTMLKKLKVYAGSEHPHTAQIKG, encoded by the coding sequence ATGAAATTTACTCAAATGGCAAAAGCTAACGAAATCGAAAGAGATTGGATAGTAGTTGATGCAACTGATAAAGTGTTTGGTAGAATTATTACTGAAGTTGCAACACTATTAAGAGGTAAACATAAACCTAGCTATACTCCAAATGTTGACTGTGGAGACAACGTGATTATCATCAATGCTTCAAAAGCAAAGTTCACTGGAGCTAAATTAGAAGATAAAAACTATTATACTCACTCAGGATACTTTGGAAGCACTAAGACACACAAGATGTCTGATATGTTAGAAAACAACCCTGAAAAACTATATAAATTAGCAACTAGAGGTATGCTTCCAAAAACAAAACTTGGAAAAACAATGCTAAAAAAATTAAAAGTATACGCAGGTTCAGAGCACCCTCACACTGCGCAAATTAAAGGATAA
- a CDS encoding ATP-binding protein — protein MLKLHQVFFRTFSIIFLLVLIIISTTTYYWSKNIYLDQIEKNLSQNIDSLSLNLTSFKNLDYIIKTFKGKTGLRITIIDEQGNVIGDSDRDISTMENHATRFEIIHAKYEGYGKKIRFSHTLNQELLYVAKKIVIDDEIYYLRLADYTTKIIENFTKLSYQIIAFISMFIIVAFITTYLISIKIRNETNAILGYLIELSNKKPTSGIYSDFSEEFYKITRLLNKVAAKLAKRERQKSKQTAKLKLANKQKDEIISAISHEFKNPIAVVTGYSETILSDKDLPEPMKEKFLRKIHSNGIKMSHIIDKLRLTLKLEEGKQQILTTKCSITKICERVVSDVKDKYPNREIIIEVKEDYEINIDETLFCMALENLVENALKYSEDEVIISFDDKQISVRDKGIGISEVDLKNIRQKFYRVSQNGWNNSLGLGLFIVSSIISLHNFSLEIQSELSKGSEFIIKY, from the coding sequence TTGTTAAAACTCCACCAAGTATTCTTTAGAACTTTCTCAATTATCTTTTTACTTGTACTTATTATAATTAGTACTACAACATACTATTGGTCAAAGAATATTTATTTAGACCAAATAGAAAAGAATCTATCTCAAAATATAGATTCCCTTTCACTAAACCTAACTTCTTTTAAAAATCTTGATTACATCATCAAAACTTTTAAGGGAAAAACTGGACTTAGAATAACGATTATTGATGAGCAAGGAAATGTTATAGGAGATAGTGATAGAGATATTTCTACAATGGAAAATCATGCCACTAGATTTGAAATTATTCACGCTAAGTACGAGGGATATGGTAAAAAAATTAGATTTTCACATACTCTAAATCAAGAGCTACTTTATGTTGCTAAAAAGATTGTTATTGATGATGAGATTTATTACCTAAGACTTGCAGATTATACAACTAAGATTATTGAAAACTTTACAAAACTCTCTTATCAGATTATTGCGTTTATCTCTATGTTTATAATTGTTGCATTTATCACTACATATTTAATTAGTATTAAAATTAGAAATGAAACAAATGCTATCTTAGGCTACTTAATAGAACTTAGTAATAAAAAACCAACTTCAGGTATATACTCAGACTTTTCTGAAGAGTTTTATAAAATCACAAGATTACTAAATAAAGTTGCAGCTAAACTAGCTAAAAGAGAGAGACAAAAGTCTAAGCAAACAGCAAAACTAAAACTTGCAAATAAACAAAAAGATGAGATAATCTCAGCAATTTCCCATGAGTTTAAAAATCCTATTGCAGTAGTTACAGGATATAGTGAAACTATTCTTTCAGATAAAGATTTACCAGAACCTATGAAAGAGAAGTTTTTAAGAAAAATTCATTCAAATGGGATAAAAATGTCTCATATTATTGATAAGTTAAGACTAACTTTAAAACTTGAAGAAGGGAAACAGCAAATCCTTACAACAAAATGCTCTATTACAAAAATATGTGAAAGGGTTGTATCGGATGTAAAAGACAAATATCCAAATAGAGAAATTATTATTGAAGTAAAAGAAGACTATGAAATCAATATTGATGAAACTCTATTTTGTATGGCTTTAGAAAACCTTGTTGAAAATGCCTTAAAATACTCAGAAGATGAAGTAATAATAAGCTTTGATGATAAACAAATCTCAGTTAGAGATAAAGGAATTGGTATTAGTGAAGTCGATTTAAAAAATATTAGACAAAAGTTTTATAGGGTTTCACAAAATGGATGGAACAACTCTTTAGGACTTGGCTTATTTATCGTTTCTTCTATCATTTCTTTACACAACTTTTCACTTGAAATACAGAGCGAACTTTCAAAGGGTTCTGAATTTATAATAAAATATTAA
- a CDS encoding response regulator transcription factor, protein MSNKLILIVEDEEDILELLEYTLQKEGYETIGFLSVNEKLEKVLDEEHIDLILMDRNLPGIDGTEFINKIKERGYNSPVIYLTAKDKDEDILDGFDSHADDYITKPFKIQELLARVKAVIKRSSKDVDILKIRDITYKAANKKFFIEDELIELTHLEHDLLLEFIKNRDILMTREHLLETVWEDSYDKKLKTVNVAIKRLKAKIDPDNKKEYIKSVRGEGYLFC, encoded by the coding sequence ATGAGTAATAAACTAATATTAATAGTTGAAGATGAAGAGGATATTTTAGAACTTTTAGAGTATACACTTCAAAAAGAAGGTTATGAAACAATTGGCTTTTTAAGTGTAAATGAAAAGCTAGAAAAAGTTTTAGATGAAGAGCATATTGATTTAATACTTATGGATAGAAACCTTCCAGGAATAGATGGAACTGAATTTATTAATAAAATAAAAGAAAGAGGTTATAACTCTCCTGTTATTTACTTAACTGCAAAAGATAAAGATGAAGATATTTTAGATGGCTTTGATTCGCATGCAGATGATTACATAACAAAACCTTTTAAGATACAAGAACTACTTGCTAGAGTAAAAGCTGTTATAAAAAGAAGTTCAAAAGATGTTGATATTTTAAAGATTAGAGATATTACATATAAAGCAGCAAATAAAAAGTTCTTTATTGAAGATGAATTAATAGAACTTACTCACTTAGAACATGATTTACTATTAGAGTTTATTAAAAATAGAGATATTCTTATGACCAGAGAACATTTACTTGAAACAGTATGGGAAGATTCTTATGATAAAAAACTAAAAACTGTAAATGTTGCAATTAAAAGATTGAAAGCTAAAATTGACCCAGACAATAAAAAAGAGTATATCAAATCTGTTAGAGGAGAAGGTTACTTATTTTGTTAA
- a CDS encoding phosphate-starvation-inducible PsiE family protein, giving the protein MRAIHKIKSYFNSNYEVLAAIIIFTIVLVANLEFYKTIILMLEFIVLMEVAKMISDFIKKEKLRLRFVIDIFIIFLIRDVIIYTSNTNKDYFTILFLLFVIFIFFIFRILAIKYSPGIVKPQKESIQGKKEENE; this is encoded by the coding sequence ATGAGAGCTATTCACAAAATAAAATCTTACTTCAACTCAAACTATGAAGTATTAGCAGCTATAATTATCTTTACGATAGTTTTAGTTGCAAACCTAGAGTTTTATAAAACAATCATTCTAATGCTTGAGTTCATAGTTTTAATGGAAGTAGCAAAGATGATTTCTGACTTTATAAAAAAAGAAAAACTAAGACTTAGATTTGTTATTGATATATTTATTATTTTTCTAATCAGGGATGTAATAATCTATACTTCAAATACAAATAAAGATTACTTTACTATACTATTCTTACTTTTTGTTATCTTTATATTCTTTATTTTCAGAATATTAGCTATAAAATACTCTCCAGGTATTGTAAAACCACAAAAAGAATCTATCCAAGGGAAAAAAGAAGAAAATGAGTAA